A DNA window from Anaerocolumna sp. AGMB13020 contains the following coding sequences:
- a CDS encoding tagaturonate reductase yields the protein MVLLDDSISKAKDRPVKVIQFGEGNFLRAFADYMIDIANEKELFDGSIVILKAIEYGSLDMFHEQKYQYTLTLRGKQDGKEVNESRIITSVKDAVSVYDEYEKFMGLAGIDTLRFVVSNTTEAGIAFDEKDSLDALPPRTYPAKLTKFLFERYKAFAGDREKGLIILPVELIDDNGILLKEYVLKYAKLWSLEEDFITWLLEACVFCSTLVDRIVTGYPKDEAEAIWEKLGYQDNLLVTAEPFGLWVIESEKDISKELPLDKAGLPVVFTDNQKPYKQRKVRILNGAHTSFVLASYLAGNDYVLESMKDETIRNFMQKVIYEEVIPTLTLPEEELKTFADSVIERFENPHIKHALLSISLNSVSKWRARCLPSLLGYIEKNKTLPEHLVFSIAALLSFYSSSERKDGSLVGRRNGKEYIIQDDKEVLDFFAENSAKTSKEFVGLYLSNANFHGQDLSLIPSLNEKVTEYLESIKQNGMRKSLEILG from the coding sequence ATGGTATTATTGGATGACAGTATTTCTAAGGCCAAAGACAGACCAGTTAAGGTCATTCAGTTTGGCGAAGGTAACTTTTTGCGTGCGTTTGCAGATTATATGATTGACATTGCAAATGAAAAGGAATTGTTTGACGGAAGTATAGTGATACTCAAGGCTATTGAATACGGTAGTCTTGACATGTTTCATGAGCAGAAATACCAGTATACACTTACCCTGCGGGGAAAGCAGGACGGTAAGGAGGTTAATGAAAGCCGAATTATCACCTCTGTAAAAGATGCAGTCAGTGTGTATGATGAGTATGAGAAATTTATGGGTCTTGCCGGAATAGACACACTTAGATTTGTAGTATCGAATACCACTGAGGCTGGAATTGCTTTTGATGAGAAGGATTCTTTAGATGCATTGCCGCCTAGAACCTATCCGGCCAAATTAACAAAATTCTTATTTGAGAGATACAAAGCTTTCGCAGGTGACAGGGAGAAAGGTTTAATTATTCTGCCTGTTGAATTAATTGATGACAATGGTATCTTATTAAAAGAATATGTATTGAAGTATGCAAAGCTCTGGAGTTTGGAAGAAGATTTTATAACATGGCTTTTAGAAGCTTGCGTATTTTGCAGTACTTTGGTTGATCGTATTGTTACCGGTTATCCAAAGGATGAGGCAGAAGCAATCTGGGAGAAGCTTGGTTATCAGGATAATCTTCTTGTTACAGCAGAGCCTTTTGGATTATGGGTAATTGAAAGTGAAAAAGATATCAGTAAAGAACTACCCCTTGATAAAGCAGGACTCCCGGTTGTTTTTACAGATAATCAGAAACCCTATAAGCAAAGAAAGGTACGTATCTTAAATGGTGCCCACACCTCTTTTGTCCTGGCTTCTTATCTGGCAGGCAACGATTATGTATTGGAATCCATGAAGGATGAAACGATACGTAACTTTATGCAGAAGGTAATCTATGAGGAGGTTATTCCTACGCTAACATTACCGGAAGAGGAATTGAAAACCTTTGCAGATTCGGTAATCGAGAGATTTGAGAATCCACATATTAAGCATGCACTGCTGTCAATTTCCCTTAATTCTGTATCCAAATGGAGAGCCCGCTGTCTGCCCAGTTTACTGGGATATATTGAAAAAAATAAAACACTGCCTGAGCATCTGGTATTTTCCATAGCTGCGTTACTTTCATTCTATAGCAGCAGTGAAAGAAAAGACGGCAGTTTGGTAGGAAGAAGAAACGGAAAGGAATATATTATTCAGGATGATAAGGAAGTTCTGGATTTTTTTGCAGAGAATTCAGCTAAGACTTCAAAGGAATTCGTAGGCTTGTACTTAAGCAACGCAAATTTCCATGGTCAGGATTTATCCCTTATTCCTTCCCTTAATGAAAAAGTAACGGAATATCTGGAAAGTATTAAACAGAATGGTATGAGAAAGAGCCTGGAAATTTTGGGATAA
- the uxaC gene encoding glucuronate isomerase, whose protein sequence is MQKFMDQDFLLTTETAKTLYHQFAAKLPIIDYHCHISPKEIAEDKQFGNITQVWLGGDHYKWRLMRANGIDEAYITGDAPDYDKFLSWAKTLQRAIGNPLYHWSHLELQRFFGYYGALNESTAEEVWNLCNEKLASPEFSARNLMMLSNVETICTTDDPIDSLEWHKQLKDDSSFSIKVLPAFRPDKALNIEKPDFTDYLQKLAEVSKIAINSFATLKEALKNRIAFFTSLGCCISDHALEYVMYIPADTEKIEEIFQKKLSGNSLTEQEILQYKTAFMLFAGRAYKEAGWVMQLHYGTKRDNNKRSFRSLGPDTGYDCINNVSFSSQLADYLNALHETEELPKTIVYSLNPNDNAAIVTVLGCFQDGSVRGKLQHGSAWWFNDHKTGMTDQMVTLANNGMLSAFVGMLTDSRSFLSYPRHEYFRRILSDLIGQWVEKGEYPNDLPQLAGIVEDISYYNAKNYFQF, encoded by the coding sequence ATGCAAAAATTTATGGATCAGGATTTTCTTTTAACCACAGAAACCGCTAAAACCTTATATCACCAATTCGCAGCCAAGCTGCCTATTATCGATTACCACTGCCATATTAGTCCAAAAGAGATTGCAGAGGACAAACAATTCGGTAACATTACACAGGTATGGTTAGGTGGAGACCATTATAAATGGCGTTTAATGCGTGCAAACGGAATAGACGAAGCGTATATTACCGGAGATGCACCGGATTATGACAAGTTCTTAAGCTGGGCGAAGACATTACAAAGAGCTATTGGAAATCCTTTATATCATTGGAGCCATCTGGAACTCCAAAGATTCTTTGGTTATTATGGCGCTTTAAATGAGTCCACGGCAGAGGAAGTATGGAATTTATGCAACGAAAAACTGGCATCCCCTGAATTTAGCGCCAGGAATCTGATGATGTTATCCAATGTAGAAACGATATGCACGACGGATGACCCCATAGATTCTCTGGAATGGCATAAACAGCTGAAAGACGACTCTTCCTTCTCCATTAAAGTGCTACCTGCTTTTCGTCCGGACAAAGCTTTAAACATTGAAAAGCCTGACTTTACAGATTATCTGCAAAAGCTGGCTGAGGTTAGCAAGATAGCCATTAACAGCTTTGCAACCCTGAAGGAAGCCTTAAAGAACCGAATTGCTTTCTTTACCTCCCTGGGATGCTGCATATCCGACCATGCTCTGGAATATGTTATGTACATACCTGCAGATACTGAGAAAATAGAAGAGATTTTTCAGAAAAAGTTAAGTGGTAATTCCTTAACAGAGCAGGAAATCCTACAGTATAAAACCGCTTTCATGTTATTTGCAGGAAGGGCTTATAAAGAAGCAGGTTGGGTTATGCAGCTGCATTACGGCACCAAGAGAGACAACAACAAAAGAAGCTTCCGTTCTCTGGGTCCTGATACCGGTTATGACTGTATCAACAATGTAAGCTTTTCTTCTCAGTTAGCTGATTATCTTAATGCACTTCATGAGACAGAGGAACTGCCAAAAACCATTGTCTATTCCTTAAACCCCAATGATAATGCTGCTATCGTGACGGTTCTTGGATGCTTCCAGGATGGCAGTGTACGAGGCAAGCTCCAGCATGGTTCTGCCTGGTGGTTTAATGATCATAAAACCGGTATGACTGATCAGATGGTTACTCTGGCAAATAACGGTATGCTCTCTGCTTTTGTTGGAATGCTTACAGATTCCAGAAGTTTTCTCTCCTACCCCAGGCATGAGTACTTCCGCAGGATTCTCAGCGATCTTATCGGCCAGTGGGTGGAAAAAGGAGAATATCCCAATGATCTTCCCCAGTTAGCTGGAATTGTTGAAGATATCTCCTATTATAATGCAAAGAATTACTTTCAATTCTAA
- a CDS encoding UxaA family hydrolase has protein sequence MKEYIKINEQDNVVVALREFKEGDRIQDGTIDLVVKESVPSGHKIALHFMKEGEKVIKYGNPIGLAKADIEAGTWVHTHNIKTGLGDICSYIYEKDYKELESTEDAYFRGYRRKDGKVGIRNEIWIIPTVGCVNKIAALLERKGNSMLTDNVEKVCAFEHPYGCSQMGEDQENTKKILAGLVNHPNAGGVLVIGLGCENSGVEQLKEHIGKYDGNRVKFLICQEEEDEVEAALKLLSGLIEYASTFAREEIPVKELIIGLKCGGSDGFSGITANPLVGAFSDILISKGGTTILTEVPEMFGAETLLMSRCREEGTFDKTVAMINGFKDYYTSHNQTIYENPSPGNKQGGISTLEDKSLGCTQKSGNAPVSDVLPYGSPVKSKGLNLLTAPGNDLVAATALAASGAHIVLFTTGRGTPFACPVPTVKISSNSKLYERKSNWIDFNAGVLLEEGKMDNIAQNLFSFVLDTASGKTVKSEIEGFHDMAVWKDGVTL, from the coding sequence ATGAAGGAATATATCAAAATTAATGAACAGGATAATGTAGTGGTTGCATTAAGAGAGTTTAAAGAAGGAGACAGGATACAGGATGGTACCATTGATCTCGTAGTGAAAGAGTCCGTTCCCTCCGGTCATAAAATTGCCCTTCATTTTATGAAAGAAGGAGAAAAGGTAATAAAATACGGTAATCCAATTGGCCTTGCCAAAGCAGATATAGAAGCAGGAACCTGGGTTCACACCCACAATATCAAGACCGGACTTGGTGATATCTGCTCCTATATATATGAAAAAGACTATAAAGAGTTAGAAAGCACAGAAGATGCATATTTCAGAGGGTATCGAAGGAAAGATGGCAAGGTGGGTATCAGAAATGAAATATGGATTATTCCTACGGTTGGTTGTGTTAATAAGATAGCGGCACTCCTTGAGCGAAAGGGCAATTCGATGCTGACCGACAATGTGGAAAAGGTTTGTGCCTTCGAACATCCCTATGGATGTTCTCAGATGGGTGAAGACCAGGAAAATACGAAGAAAATATTGGCTGGACTTGTAAATCATCCCAATGCAGGAGGCGTTCTGGTGATTGGGCTTGGTTGTGAGAACAGCGGTGTAGAGCAGTTAAAGGAACACATTGGTAAATACGACGGGAACAGAGTGAAATTTCTTATCTGTCAGGAGGAAGAGGACGAAGTAGAAGCAGCTCTTAAACTGTTGAGTGGACTGATAGAATATGCTTCTACTTTTGCAAGAGAAGAAATTCCTGTAAAGGAGCTTATTATTGGATTGAAGTGCGGAGGCAGTGACGGCTTTTCCGGTATTACTGCAAATCCGTTAGTAGGAGCCTTTTCGGATATACTGATTTCAAAAGGCGGTACGACAATCTTAACAGAGGTACCTGAGATGTTCGGAGCAGAGACTCTTCTGATGAGCCGTTGCAGAGAAGAAGGAACCTTTGACAAAACAGTTGCAATGATTAATGGTTTTAAGGATTATTATACCTCACATAATCAGACAATTTATGAAAATCCTTCTCCCGGAAATAAGCAAGGGGGTATTTCAACCCTGGAAGACAAATCCTTAGGGTGCACTCAAAAGTCAGGCAATGCACCTGTTTCCGATGTACTTCCTTATGGCTCACCTGTTAAAAGTAAAGGCCTGAACCTGTTGACGGCACCCGGAAATGACCTGGTTGCCGCAACTGCACTTGCAGCTTCTGGAGCACATATTGTACTGTTTACTACCGGCAGGGGTACGCCCTTTGCGTGCCCTGTACCAACAGTGAAAATATCCAGCAACTCAAAGCTGTATGAGAGAAAGAGCAATTGGATCGATTTTAATGCAGGGGTGTTGTTGGAGGAGGGGAAAATGGACAATATAGCCCAGAATTTATTCAGCTTTGTCCTTGACACTGCCTCCGGAAAAACGGTAAAATCTGAAATTGAAGGTTTCCACGATATGGCTGTGTGGAAGGATGGGGTTACACTCTAA
- a CDS encoding sugar kinase → MAKVITMGEIMLRLSTPGFQKFIQSDSFDVNYGGGEANVAVSLANYGHKAYFVSKVPNNPIGECAVAALRKYNVNCDHVAKGGERLGIYYLETGASMRASNVVYDRAHSSIAEAQEKDFDFDAIFDGADWFHFTGITPAVSDKAAELTELALKAAKAKGITVSVDLNFRKKLWSSEKAQKVMSNLMQYVDVCIGNEEDAEKVLGFKPSGTNVTSGELELAGYEDIFKQMIDKFGFKYVISSLRESYSASDNGWSACIYDGKEFYHSKKYEVRIVDRVGGGDSFAAGLICGLVEGKDMKASLEFAVAASALKHTIPGDFNLVSRSDVEALVGGDASGRVQR, encoded by the coding sequence ATGGCAAAAGTTATTACTATGGGTGAAATCATGCTTCGTTTATCTACTCCAGGATTCCAGAAGTTTATCCAATCAGACAGTTTTGATGTTAACTATGGCGGAGGAGAAGCAAATGTAGCGGTTTCTCTTGCTAATTATGGACATAAGGCTTATTTCGTATCGAAGGTACCTAACAATCCCATCGGTGAGTGTGCGGTGGCAGCTCTAAGAAAATATAATGTTAACTGTGACCATGTTGCCAAAGGAGGCGAAAGACTCGGAATCTACTACCTTGAGACCGGTGCTTCCATGCGAGCTTCCAATGTAGTATATGACAGAGCACATTCCTCTATAGCAGAAGCACAAGAGAAAGATTTTGACTTCGATGCTATTTTCGATGGTGCCGACTGGTTCCACTTTACAGGCATCACACCTGCTGTCAGCGATAAAGCTGCTGAACTTACAGAACTTGCCTTAAAAGCTGCAAAAGCTAAGGGTATTACTGTATCCGTAGACTTAAATTTCAGAAAGAAACTCTGGTCTTCTGAAAAAGCGCAGAAAGTCATGTCAAATTTAATGCAGTATGTTGATGTATGCATCGGCAACGAAGAGGATGCAGAGAAAGTTCTGGGCTTTAAGCCAAGCGGTACCAATGTAACAAGTGGTGAACTCGAGCTGGCTGGTTATGAAGATATCTTTAAACAGATGATAGATAAATTTGGATTTAAATATGTTATCAGTTCTTTAAGAGAGAGTTATTCTGCTTCTGATAACGGATGGTCTGCCTGTATCTATGATGGAAAAGAGTTTTATCACAGCAAAAAGTACGAGGTGCGTATAGTAGACCGTGTAGGCGGAGGTGATTCCTTTGCAGCCGGACTTATCTGCGGACTGGTAGAAGGAAAAGATATGAAAGCATCTCTTGAATTCGCTGTTGCTGCTTCTGCTTTAAAGCATACTATTCCCGGAGACTTTAACCTGGTATCAAGAAGTGATGTAGAGGCATTAGTGGGCGGAGATGCTTCCGGCAGAGTGCAAAGATAA
- a CDS encoding sugar phosphate isomerase/epimerase family protein: MNVCLWTKSAGHEKGMVIDMKLGIRAHDMERAPLETLVANIKNKGLTCTQLALSKVIDSFNVEAAALTPGMAFYIRDIFAKNQVDIAVLGCYLNLTDPDAASREKIHDIYKAHIRFARHLGCGMVGTETGAVNSAYAFEEANHSKEALDWLIENVKRLVDYAESMGVIFSIEPVYTHIMSDLDRTYQVLQAVNSPNLQVIFDPVNILHAGNYKEQDDIIKGAFELFGKDIAAIHVKDFKMVGDTFKPLSSGQGDFNYELLFKLLKEKKPYIHILMEDTTPENVFQAIGYLKNIYYAN; this comes from the coding sequence GTGAATGTATGCCTGTGGACCAAGTCCGCAGGCCATGAGAAAGGCATGGTTATTGATATGAAATTAGGTATTCGTGCCCATGATATGGAAAGAGCACCCTTAGAGACTCTTGTAGCAAATATTAAGAATAAGGGGCTGACCTGTACCCAGTTGGCATTAAGTAAAGTTATTGACAGCTTTAATGTGGAAGCGGCTGCGCTGACACCGGGAATGGCATTTTATATCAGGGATATATTTGCTAAAAATCAGGTAGACATAGCAGTTCTGGGCTGTTATCTGAACTTGACAGACCCGGATGCAGCTTCAAGAGAGAAGATACATGATATCTATAAAGCGCATATTCGTTTTGCCAGACATTTAGGCTGTGGAATGGTAGGAACCGAAACCGGTGCAGTGAATTCTGCTTATGCATTCGAAGAAGCCAATCACTCAAAAGAGGCACTTGACTGGCTGATAGAAAATGTCAAGAGGCTTGTTGATTATGCGGAGAGTATGGGTGTAATTTTTAGTATTGAACCTGTATATACGCACATCATGAGCGACCTTGACAGAACGTATCAGGTACTTCAGGCGGTAAATTCACCAAATCTGCAGGTGATATTTGACCCGGTGAATATTTTGCATGCAGGTAACTATAAAGAACAGGATGATATTATCAAAGGAGCTTTTGAGTTGTTTGGAAAGGATATTGCTGCCATTCATGTTAAGGATTTTAAGATGGTGGGAGATACCTTTAAACCACTTTCAAGCGGTCAGGGAGATTTCAACTACGAGTTGTTATTTAAGCTGCTTAAAGAGAAAAAACCTTATATACATATCCTGATGGAGGATACGACTCCGGAAAATGTATTTCAGGCTATTGGCTATTTGAAGAACATTTATTATGCAAACTAA
- a CDS encoding hydratase, which yields MIKLYEKGAYVLNGTEVFDEREVTSDLLAARTGEVCTKEEAAKHTLAYSILKEHNTSGNMEKLKIKFDKLTSHDITFVGIIQTARASGLEKFPVPYVLTNCHNSLCAVGGTINEDDHMFGLSCAKKYGGIYVPPHQAVIHQFAREMLAGGGKMILGSDSHTRYGALGTMAVGEGGPELVKQLLNRTYDITMPGVVGVYLTGEPRKGVGPQDVALAIIGAVFEKGYVNNKIMEFFGDGVGKLSVDFRIGIDVMTTETTCLSSVWTTDSQVKEFYEIHNRPEDYKELTLDKTVYYDGLIYVDLSEIKPMIAMPFHPSNVYTIDELNENLYDVLSEVEKKAAISLDNSNITYSLKEKIRNNRLYVDQGVIAGCAGGGFENICDATDILKGKYIGADEFSLSVYPASQPVYMELVKNGSVASLMETGATIRTAFCGPCFGAGDVPSNNSFSIRHTTRNFPNREGSKITSGQIASVALMDARSIAATAANKGYLTSAENIDTEFLKPKYYFDSKIYDNRVYDGTNNPIPETEIKFGPGIVDWPAMSGLTEHMVLKVVSVIKDPVTTTDELIPSGETSSYRSNPLGLAEFTLSRKDPAYVGRAKEIQLAEKARIKGDNIFEACEELKPVYEDIQKVFNIDPQQTEIGSVIYAVKPGDGSAREQAASCQKVLGGFANIAKEYATKRYRSNLINWGMLPFLLQECELPFENGDYLFVKDIKKAVMDKAAEIKAYVVGKGMKEFSLRLGDLTDDEREIIEKGCLINYYRSEK from the coding sequence ATGATAAAGCTTTACGAGAAAGGTGCCTACGTCCTGAATGGCACAGAAGTATTTGATGAAAGAGAAGTAACAAGTGATTTACTGGCAGCCAGGACCGGAGAAGTCTGTACGAAAGAAGAAGCCGCTAAACATACTCTGGCATATTCTATCTTAAAGGAACATAATACTTCCGGCAATATGGAGAAGTTAAAAATAAAATTTGATAAACTGACCTCACATGATATTACTTTTGTAGGAATCATACAGACTGCCAGAGCCAGCGGTTTGGAAAAGTTCCCGGTTCCTTATGTACTTACCAATTGTCATAACAGTTTATGTGCGGTAGGCGGTACCATTAACGAAGATGACCATATGTTTGGACTTTCCTGTGCCAAGAAATACGGCGGAATTTATGTACCTCCTCATCAGGCAGTGATCCATCAGTTTGCAAGAGAAATGCTTGCGGGCGGCGGTAAGATGATTTTAGGTTCTGACAGCCATACACGTTACGGTGCCTTGGGAACTATGGCAGTAGGAGAAGGCGGACCTGAATTAGTAAAGCAGCTTTTAAACAGAACTTATGATATTACTATGCCCGGGGTTGTAGGTGTATATCTGACCGGAGAGCCCAGGAAAGGTGTTGGTCCTCAGGATGTTGCCCTTGCAATTATTGGAGCAGTTTTTGAAAAAGGTTATGTTAACAATAAGATAATGGAATTTTTCGGAGATGGTGTAGGTAAGCTATCTGTGGATTTCCGAATCGGAATTGATGTAATGACAACAGAAACTACCTGCCTATCCTCTGTCTGGACAACCGATTCTCAGGTAAAAGAATTCTATGAAATACATAACAGACCGGAAGATTACAAAGAACTTACGCTTGACAAAACCGTATACTATGATGGTCTGATTTATGTGGATTTATCTGAGATTAAACCTATGATCGCAATGCCTTTTCATCCAAGCAATGTTTATACCATCGATGAACTGAATGAAAATCTTTATGATGTATTATCAGAAGTAGAGAAGAAAGCAGCTATCAGCCTTGACAACAGCAATATTACATATAGTCTAAAGGAGAAAATACGAAATAACAGACTTTATGTGGATCAGGGAGTTATTGCCGGATGTGCCGGCGGCGGCTTTGAGAATATTTGCGATGCAACGGATATCTTAAAAGGAAAATATATCGGTGCAGATGAGTTCTCCTTAAGCGTTTATCCTGCCAGTCAGCCTGTGTATATGGAACTTGTGAAGAATGGTTCTGTGGCCAGCCTGATGGAAACCGGTGCAACCATCAGAACTGCTTTCTGCGGTCCTTGTTTTGGTGCAGGAGATGTTCCCTCCAACAACAGTTTCAGTATCAGACATACAACCAGAAACTTTCCTAACAGAGAAGGCTCAAAGATCACCAGCGGACAGATTGCCTCTGTAGCATTGATGGATGCCAGATCAATTGCAGCTACCGCAGCGAATAAAGGTTACTTGACTTCAGCAGAAAATATTGATACAGAATTCCTTAAGCCCAAATATTACTTTGACAGTAAGATTTATGATAACCGTGTATATGATGGTACAAACAACCCTATTCCTGAAACGGAGATCAAGTTTGGTCCCGGAATTGTGGATTGGCCTGCTATGTCAGGACTTACGGAGCATATGGTTTTAAAGGTCGTATCTGTAATTAAAGACCCTGTAACTACAACGGATGAACTTATTCCTTCCGGGGAGACGTCATCCTATCGTTCCAATCCGTTAGGACTTGCGGAATTTACCCTCTCAAGAAAAGATCCGGCTTATGTGGGACGTGCCAAGGAGATACAGTTGGCTGAAAAAGCCAGAATCAAAGGCGATAATATCTTTGAAGCTTGTGAGGAGTTAAAACCTGTTTATGAAGATATCCAAAAAGTATTTAACATAGACCCTCAACAGACGGAAATCGGCAGTGTGATCTATGCGGTGAAACCGGGAGACGGATCTGCCAGAGAACAGGCGGCAAGCTGTCAGAAAGTTCTTGGCGGCTTTGCAAACATTGCGAAAGAATACGCTACAAAGAGATATCGTTCCAATTTGATTAACTGGGGTATGCTTCCGTTCCTGTTACAGGAGTGTGAACTGCCTTTTGAAAATGGAGATTATCTGTTTGTAAAAGATATTAAAAAAGCTGTAATGGATAAGGCTGCTGAAATAAAAGCTTATGTAGTAGGAAAAGGCATGAAAGAGTTCTCGTTAAGACTCGGGGATCTGACCGATGACGAGAGAGAAATTATAGAAAAAGGCTGCCTGATTAATTATTACAGAAGTGAAAAGTAA
- the folD gene encoding bifunctional methylenetetrahydrofolate dehydrogenase/methenyltetrahydrofolate cyclohydrolase FolD — MNKIIDGKMIAEQIKNEVKEETARLKEQGVRVTLAVVQVGSDPASGVYVKNKKKACEYVGFESLSYELKEDTSQEELLALIRELNEKKEVNGILVQLPLPAHINEDVIIKAILPAKDVDGFHPENVGYLSTGQKGFVSCTPAGVIELLKRSGISISGKECVVIGRSNIVGKPMAALLLREDATVTICHSRTLDLKAVTKRADILVAALGKPKFITKDYVKEGAFVIDVGIHRGADNKLCGDVDFEDVIDHVSAITPVPGGVGPMTIAMLMRNCLESAKK; from the coding sequence ATGAATAAAATAATTGATGGTAAGATGATAGCTGAACAGATCAAAAATGAAGTGAAAGAAGAAACAGCAAGGTTAAAAGAGCAGGGAGTAAGAGTCACCCTGGCGGTTGTTCAGGTGGGCAGTGATCCAGCCTCCGGTGTTTATGTGAAAAATAAAAAGAAGGCCTGCGAGTATGTAGGCTTTGAATCACTTTCTTATGAATTAAAGGAAGATACCTCCCAGGAAGAACTCCTTGCTTTAATTCGGGAATTGAATGAGAAGAAGGAAGTAAACGGAATTCTTGTTCAGCTTCCGTTACCTGCGCATATAAATGAGGATGTTATTATTAAGGCTATCTTACCGGCGAAAGATGTAGACGGCTTTCACCCTGAAAATGTAGGATATTTAAGTACCGGTCAGAAGGGCTTCGTATCCTGTACACCGGCTGGTGTGATTGAACTGCTGAAACGCTCCGGAATTTCTATAAGCGGAAAAGAATGTGTGGTAATAGGCAGAAGCAACATTGTCGGTAAACCCATGGCGGCTCTTTTATTAAGAGAGGATGCAACCGTTACTATATGCCATTCAAGAACTTTGGATTTGAAGGCGGTTACAAAACGTGCGGATATTCTGGTAGCCGCCCTTGGAAAACCTAAGTTTATAACAAAAGATTATGTGAAAGAAGGCGCCTTTGTTATAGATGTGGGAATTCACAGAGGTGCAGATAATAAGCTTTGCGGAGACGTTGACTTTGAAGATGTAATAGACCATGTCAGTGCTATAACACCTGTTCCGGGTGGCGTTGGTCCCATGACCATTGCCATGCTGATGAGAAACTGTTTGGAAAGTGCGAAAAAATAA